One Pseudomonadota bacterium genomic window, GATGGGCAGCCAGAAGGAGATCAAGGAGCACGAGACCGCGCGCGACGCCTACAAGGCGGCCAACCTCAAGGGCCAGGTCGCCTTCTGGAAGAAGGCCGGGATCGCCGTCTCCGCGGCCAAGGACGTCACGGACTTCAACAGGACCGTGATGGACTTCATGAAGGAGAAGACGAGGGTCCCGTTCGCGAAGATGCTCAAGGCCGAGGCGGTGCCGATCCTCGACGCCGCATTGCCCGACTACGAGGCGGTCAAGGCGCCGCCGGCGTACGCGGACAAGTACAAGGCCGTGCTCGACGCCTACAAGGCGATCAAGGACGCCTCGCTGGATCTCTCCGGGCAGCTGCTCATGATCGACGCGGCGCTGGACGCGCAGACGAAGCTCACGCGGAGGAGCGACGCCTGGTTCAACGCCCAGACCTGGGACGATCCGCAGTACCTCGGCGAGGCGTTCGCCTACTACAAGATGCTCGGCTGCCTGCTCGAACGCCCGATAGCAGACCTGAAGGCGCCGGAGCTCTCGATCAAGGTCGACGAGTCCTGCGCCGCCGACAAGATCGCATGGTACAAGCGCGTCGCCGTCGACTGCTTCCCTTTGCTCCTCGACGAGAAGGCGACCCCGGATGAGGCGTTCAAGGCGACGGTCGCCGCCTACAGGAAGACGGGCATCGAGGCCGCCAAGGCCACGCCGAAGCCCGAGGGGCCGGTGATCGACGAGCTCTCCATCGAGTCGGTCCGGGCGTGCTCCGAGGCGGCCCGCATGGAGCTCGAGGGCTCCCTCGCGACGAAGCTCAAGGCCACGTTCCTCGCCTACGAGAAGGCGAGCAAGGACTTCCTCGCCGCCAACAACGACGCGCTCGCCGGCAAGTAGCCGGCCTCACTTCTTCCTGTCGGCCTCCCCGCCGCCGCGCGCCGCGAAGACGAGCGCCGCGCCCGCGCCGACGAGAGCTGTCGCGATCCACGCAACGCCCCAGACGACCGTCGGCACCCCGGTCGCCTCGCCGAGCATCGCGGCGTCGGACCTGAGCTCGGGCCGCACGATGACGTCGCTGTAGATGTCGAGCACCGCGTAGCCGCACGAGGTGACGCCTATCACCTTGAGCGCGCCGTCGCTCACCGCCTCGGGCAGCCACTTCGCGACCGCGATCAGCGCCGCTGCGATCACGAGCCCGAACGCGAACCCGAACGGGTTCGAGAACGGGACGTACAGGATCGTCAGCGCCGCGAGCAGCGCGCCGAGGGCGGCCGCCGCGATCCTGTCGATCCGGGTGCGCGCCGCGACGAGCAGGATGACCGCGCCGAAGGCGAGGCTGCCGAGGTAGCCCGCCGAGTAGATCGCGACGGCCGAGCCGCCGCGGGTCGTCGCGAGCCCGCTCTCGTCCGGCAGGATCCGCAGGCTGTCAATCGATCCGCCGGTGGCGAGCGCCGCGAGGCCGTGGCTCGCCTCGTGGAAGAAGACGACGAGCACGCGCAGCGGCCAGACGACGACGGTGTCCCACAGGAGCGCGACGACGACGAAGATGCCGACCAGCACGGCGATCGTCTTCCAGTCGAGCTTTCTCTTGAAGCCGGTTGCGTTCACTGCCGCAGCGTATCGCGAACCTTGGGCGCGCGATAGGTTCTCAGGCTCCCGGAGATGCACCCGCGCAGGATCTGCGCGGGCTGGAGATTTGCGCGACGCTTCTGCTGCCGGATCGTCCCGCGCATGAATTGCGCGGGCTGGGTAAATCGCTGCTGAGTGGCAACCGTTTGCTTCTCGGTGGCAACCGTTTACCTCGCGACTGTTCTCAACCCCTCCCAGCCAGAAGCTCGATGTAGCGTTCCACTGATATCTTCATGTCGGAGACGAGGCCGCGGAGCGTTCCGGTCTTGAGCTCCTTGCGGTGCATGGGGATCACGCGACGAGCGAATCGATGTACACCTCGATCGCCTCGCGGGTCGCGTCCATCGCGTCGTCGAGGGTGTCTCCCTCGCTGTGGCAGCCCGGCAGGGCGGGGCAGAAGACGTGGTAGCCGCCGTCCGCCTCCTTCTCGAGGATGACCGTGTACCTGCGCTTCATCGACACCTCCCGACCCGGCGGAAATCGCCGCGCTCAGCGTAACGCGAAACGGGGCGGCGCGGTTGACCTTTTCGACGCGGTCCCGCAAGATTGCCTGGTGCTCTCAGACGCTCAGCTGCTCATCACCGGCGGTGCCGGGTTCATAGGCACTCGGCTCACGGAGCGGCTCGCGGGGAGCAACCGGATCGTCATCCTCGACACCCTGCACAGGAACGCGCTCGCGGCGGCCGGGCTCGACCGCCACCCGAACGTGCGGCTCGTCCGAGGCGACGTGCGCGACGCCGCCGCCGTCCGCGAGGCGATGCGCGGAGCGACCCACGTCGTGCACCTCGCGTCGATCGCCGGCGTCGACACGGTGATGCAGAACCCGCTCGAGACGATGGAGGTCGCGATCAAGGGCACGTTCAACGCGCTCGAGGCCGCGGCCGACTGCCCGGGGATCGAGCGCTTCGTCGACTTCTCGACGTCGGAGGTCTTCGGCACGTACGCGTTCCGCGTCAAGGAGGGCGACGCCACGTCCCTCGGCGCCGTGGGCGAGGCGCGCTGGACCTACGCGGTCTCGAAGCTCGCCACCGAGCACCTGTGCCACGTGACCCACCGCGCGAAGGGGCTCCGGGCGCTGACGATACGGCCGTTCAACATCTTCGGGCCCGGCCAGGTCGGCGAGGGCGCGATCCACCACTTCATCGTGCGCGCGCTCCGGGGCGAGCCGCTCGTGGTGCACAACGACGGCGATCAGATCCGCGCCTGGTGCTACATCGACGACATGGTGGACGGTCTTTTGCTCGCGCTGGTCCGCGAGGAGGCGATCGGCCTGACCTTCAACATCGGCAACCCCAGGACCGCGCTCACGGTCCACAACCTCGCGCACCTCGTCAAGCGGATGACCGGCTCCGCCTCCGAGATCGTCCACACGCCGTGGCCGT contains:
- a CDS encoding NAD-dependent epimerase/dehydratase family protein: MLSDAQLLITGGAGFIGTRLTERLAGSNRIVILDTLHRNALAAAGLDRHPNVRLVRGDVRDAAAVREAMRGATHVVHLASIAGVDTVMQNPLETMEVAIKGTFNALEAAADCPGIERFVDFSTSEVFGTYAFRVKEGDATSLGAVGEARWTYAVSKLATEHLCHVTHRAKGLRALTIRPFNIFGPGQVGEGAIHHFIVRALRGEPLVVHNDGDQIRAWCYIDDMVDGLLLALVREEAIGLTFNIGNPRTALTVHNLAHLVKRMTGSASEIVHTPWPYADVELRIPDIGRAREVLGFEPRVDLEEGLARTIAWYRKD
- a CDS encoding M50 family metallopeptidase — translated: MNATGFKRKLDWKTIAVLVGIFVVVALLWDTVVVWPLRVLVVFFHEASHGLAALATGGSIDSLRILPDESGLATTRGGSAVAIYSAGYLGSLAFGAVILLVAARTRIDRIAAAALGALLAALTILYVPFSNPFGFAFGLVIAAALIAVAKWLPEAVSDGALKVIGVTSCGYAVLDIYSDVIVRPELRSDAAMLGEATGVPTVVWGVAWIATALVGAGAALVFAARGGGEADRKK
- a CDS encoding type II toxin-antitoxin system HicB family antitoxin; the encoded protein is MKRRYTVILEKEADGGYHVFCPALPGCHSEGDTLDDAMDATREAIEVYIDSLVA